From a region of the Zingiber officinale cultivar Zhangliang chromosome 10B, Zo_v1.1, whole genome shotgun sequence genome:
- the LOC122028730 gene encoding U-box domain-containing protein 35-like isoform X1: MGSRSPDGGGWGEIEVVEEANGGGGVGVLPVTPSSRNNSVEEEEQDVYVAVGEGSSSMDALMWALKHVARPSGIVYLVHVFPAVHHVPTPLGMLPRDQVSQAQVNTYLDQERVKRRDMLQKFLAECQKSRMNFDTHLIESDQIVKAVAELIEVLHIKRLIVGVNKSNLRKMKKASCKAVQIQKSAAQYCEVKIICEGREVRDPEQSTVISPAAESLSHDKNSTDGKRTKDEVSEAKQGAVSCSCFSVKLL, encoded by the exons ATGGGGTCGCGGAGCCCCGACGGAGGCGGATGGGGGGAGATCGAGGTGGTGGAGGAGGCCAACGGAGGCGGCGGCGTCGGCGTTCTTCCTGTGACTCCTTCCTCCAGAAACAACAgcgtggaggaggaggagcaggaCGTGTACGTGGCGGTGGGGGAGGGGAGCTCGAGCATGGACGCGCTTATGTGGGCGCTGAAGCACGTCGCCCGGCCTTCCGGCATCGTCTACCTCGTGCATGTCTTCCCGGCAGTCCATCACGTTCCCACTCCAT TAGGAATGCTACCAAGAGATCAAGTGAGCCAAGCACAAGTGAACACTTACTTGGATCAAGAAAGAGTCAAACGACGAGACATGCTGCAAAAGTTTCTAGCCGAATGCCAAAAGTCCAGG ATGAACTTTGACACTCATCTCATTGAGAGTGACCAAATTGTGAAGGCCGTTGCTGAACTCATTGAGGTTCTCCACATCAAAAGGTTGATTGTTGGGGTCAACAAATCCAACTTACG GAAGATGAAGAAAGCAAGCTGTAAAGCAGTACAGATACAGAAAAGTGCAGCTCAGTACTGCGAGGTGAAGATCATATGCGAGGGAAGAGAAGTCAGAGATCCTGAGCAATCTACAGTTATTTCCCCGGCTGCTGAATCCCTCAGCCATGATAAGAACAGTACTGATGGAAAGAGAACTAAGGACGAGGTAAGTGAAGCAAAGCAAGGTGCAGTTTCTTGTAGTTGTTTTTCTGTAAAGTTGTTGTGA
- the LOC122028730 gene encoding uncharacterized protein LOC122028730 isoform X2, with translation MGSRSPDGGGWGEIEVVEEANGGGGVGVLPVTPSSRNNSVEEEEQDVYVAVGEGSSSMDALMWALKHVARPSGIVYLVHVFPAVHHVPTPLGMLPRDQVSQAQVNTYLDQERVKRRDMLQKFLAECQKSRAVAELIEVLHIKRLIVGVNKSNLRKMKKASCKAVQIQKSAAQYCEVKIICEGREVRDPEQSTVISPAAESLSHDKNSTDGKRTKDEVSEAKQGAVSCSCFSVKLL, from the exons ATGGGGTCGCGGAGCCCCGACGGAGGCGGATGGGGGGAGATCGAGGTGGTGGAGGAGGCCAACGGAGGCGGCGGCGTCGGCGTTCTTCCTGTGACTCCTTCCTCCAGAAACAACAgcgtggaggaggaggagcaggaCGTGTACGTGGCGGTGGGGGAGGGGAGCTCGAGCATGGACGCGCTTATGTGGGCGCTGAAGCACGTCGCCCGGCCTTCCGGCATCGTCTACCTCGTGCATGTCTTCCCGGCAGTCCATCACGTTCCCACTCCAT TAGGAATGCTACCAAGAGATCAAGTGAGCCAAGCACAAGTGAACACTTACTTGGATCAAGAAAGAGTCAAACGACGAGACATGCTGCAAAAGTTTCTAGCCGAATGCCAAAAGTCCAGG GCCGTTGCTGAACTCATTGAGGTTCTCCACATCAAAAGGTTGATTGTTGGGGTCAACAAATCCAACTTACG GAAGATGAAGAAAGCAAGCTGTAAAGCAGTACAGATACAGAAAAGTGCAGCTCAGTACTGCGAGGTGAAGATCATATGCGAGGGAAGAGAAGTCAGAGATCCTGAGCAATCTACAGTTATTTCCCCGGCTGCTGAATCCCTCAGCCATGATAAGAACAGTACTGATGGAAAGAGAACTAAGGACGAGGTAAGTGAAGCAAAGCAAGGTGCAGTTTCTTGTAGTTGTTTTTCTGTAAAGTTGTTGTGA